From Streptomyces sp. TLI_105, the proteins below share one genomic window:
- a CDS encoding branched-chain amino acid aminotransferase, which produces MTTPTIELKPSSSPLSAAEREAILAQPGFGRHFTDHMVTIRWTEGRGWHDAQLVPYGPLSLDPATNVLHYAQEIFEGLKAYRRPDGSVATFRPDANARRFQASARRLGMPELPVETFVEACDVLVRHDEAWVPAHGGEDSLYLRPFMIATEVGLGVRPANEYLFVVIASPAGPYFAGGVKPVSIWASEDRVRAVPGGVGDAKTGGNYAASLLAQAEAAAKGCDQVCYLDAVEHKWVEELGGMNLYFVYGDRIVTPTLTGSLLAGITRDSLLKVAQDLGYESEEARVSIDQWQADTENGTLTEVFACGTAAVITPVGLVKSARGEWQQSGGEPGEVTMKLREALLAIQTGKAEDVHGWMHELGK; this is translated from the coding sequence ATGACGACGCCCACGATCGAGCTCAAGCCCTCCTCCAGCCCGCTGTCCGCCGCGGAGCGCGAGGCGATCCTGGCCCAGCCGGGATTCGGCCGCCACTTCACCGACCACATGGTCACCATCCGGTGGACCGAGGGTCGCGGCTGGCACGACGCCCAGCTCGTGCCGTACGGTCCGCTCTCCCTGGACCCGGCCACGAACGTCCTGCACTACGCGCAGGAGATCTTCGAGGGCCTGAAGGCCTACCGCCGCCCCGACGGCTCGGTCGCCACCTTCCGTCCCGACGCCAACGCCCGCCGCTTCCAGGCCTCCGCCCGCCGGCTCGGCATGCCCGAGCTGCCGGTCGAGACCTTCGTCGAGGCGTGTGACGTGCTCGTCCGCCACGACGAGGCCTGGGTTCCGGCGCACGGTGGCGAGGACTCGCTCTACCTGCGTCCGTTCATGATCGCCACCGAGGTCGGCCTCGGCGTCCGCCCGGCCAACGAGTACCTGTTCGTCGTCATCGCCTCGCCTGCCGGTCCGTACTTCGCGGGCGGCGTGAAGCCCGTCTCCATCTGGGCCTCGGAGGACCGCGTCCGTGCCGTCCCCGGCGGCGTCGGCGACGCCAAGACCGGCGGCAACTACGCGGCCTCCCTGCTCGCGCAGGCCGAGGCGGCGGCCAAGGGCTGCGACCAGGTCTGCTACCTCGACGCGGTCGAGCACAAGTGGGTCGAGGAACTCGGCGGCATGAACCTGTACTTCGTGTACGGAGACAGGATCGTCACGCCGACCCTCACCGGTTCGCTGCTGGCGGGCATCACCCGTGACTCGCTCCTCAAGGTCGCCCAGGACCTGGGCTACGAGTCCGAGGAGGCCCGCGTCTCCATCGACCAGTGGCAGGCCGACACCGAGAACGGCACCCTCACCGAGGTCTTCGCCTGCGGCACCGCCGCCGTCATCACCCCGGTCGGCCTGGTCAAGTCCGCCCGGGGCGAGTGGCAGCAGTCGGGCGGCGAGCCCGGCGAGGTCACGATGAAGCTGCGCGAGGCGCTGCTCGCCATCCAGACCGGCAAGGCCGAGGACGTGCACGGCTGGATGCACGAGCTCGGCAAGTAG
- a CDS encoding 3-isopropylmalate dehydrogenase produces MSHSINLAVIPGDGIGQEVVAQGLKILTAVLPQDVKLETEEYDFGAKRYHATGETLTDADLASLKKHDAILLGAIGDPSVPSGVLERGFLLKLRFAFDHHVNLRPSKLLPGVATPLAGQPEIDFVVVREGTEGPYTGNGGTIRKGTPHEVATEVSVNTAFGVERVVRDAFARAQARPRKKLTLVHKNNVLTFAGHLWTDTFNKVAQEYPEVTTDYLHVDAATIFLVTDPARFDVIVTDNLFGDIITDLAAAVSGGIGVAASGNINPSGEFPSMFEPVHGSAPDIAGQGKADPTATVLSVALLLRHLGYEAEAARVEEAVAADLTERGDSVRTTDEIGDALAARVAS; encoded by the coding sequence ATGTCTCACAGCATCAATCTCGCAGTCATTCCCGGCGACGGCATCGGCCAGGAGGTCGTGGCCCAGGGCCTCAAGATCCTCACGGCCGTCCTTCCCCAGGACGTGAAGCTGGAGACCGAGGAGTACGACTTCGGCGCCAAGCGCTACCACGCCACCGGTGAGACCCTCACCGACGCCGATCTCGCCTCCCTCAAGAAGCACGACGCCATCCTGCTCGGCGCCATCGGCGACCCGTCGGTGCCGTCCGGCGTCCTGGAGCGCGGCTTCCTGCTGAAGCTCCGCTTCGCCTTCGACCACCACGTGAACCTGCGTCCCTCGAAGCTGCTCCCCGGCGTGGCCACCCCGCTCGCCGGGCAGCCCGAGATCGACTTCGTCGTGGTCCGCGAGGGTACCGAGGGTCCGTACACGGGCAACGGCGGCACCATCCGCAAGGGCACCCCGCACGAGGTCGCCACCGAGGTCTCGGTCAACACCGCCTTCGGTGTCGAGCGCGTGGTCCGGGACGCCTTCGCCCGCGCCCAGGCCCGCCCGCGCAAGAAGCTGACCCTGGTCCACAAGAACAACGTGCTGACCTTCGCCGGCCACCTCTGGACGGACACCTTCAACAAGGTGGCCCAGGAGTACCCGGAGGTCACCACCGACTACCTGCACGTCGACGCCGCGACGATCTTCCTCGTCACCGACCCGGCCCGCTTCGACGTGATCGTCACCGACAACCTCTTCGGCGACATCATCACCGACCTCGCCGCGGCCGTCTCCGGCGGCATCGGCGTCGCCGCCTCGGGCAACATCAACCCGAGCGGCGAGTTCCCGTCCATGTTCGAGCCGGTCCACGGCTCCGCGCCGGACATCGCGGGCCAGGGCAAGGCCGACCCCACGGCCACCGTCCTCTCCGTCGCCCTCCTGCTCCGCCACCTCGGCTACGAGGCCGAGGCCGCCCGGGTCGAGGAGGCCGTCGCGGCCGACCTCACCGAGCGCGGCGATTCCGTCCGCACGACGGACGAGATCGGCGACGCGCTCGCCGCGCGAGTAGCGAGCTGA
- a CDS encoding PadR family transcriptional regulator, which translates to MATDRRSSWLKGVLDLLVLSCLTDGESYGYEIAKALDGAGLGEIKGGTLYPVLNRLEQAGLVEAEFRAAERGPGRRYYRLTDLGRAHLTAESEAWSEFHRAVRTQLHAGGTAP; encoded by the coding sequence ATGGCCACAGACCGCAGATCCAGCTGGCTCAAGGGAGTCCTCGACCTGCTCGTCCTCTCCTGCCTGACCGACGGCGAGAGTTACGGGTACGAGATCGCGAAGGCCCTCGACGGGGCGGGCCTGGGCGAGATCAAGGGCGGGACGCTCTATCCCGTACTGAACCGCCTGGAACAGGCCGGCCTGGTGGAGGCCGAGTTCCGCGCCGCCGAGCGCGGGCCCGGGCGCCGCTACTACCGGCTCACCGACCTGGGTCGGGCGCACCTCACGGCCGAGAGCGAGGCCTGGTCGGAGTTCCACCGGGCCGTACGGACGCAACTGCACGCAGGGGGAACCGCACCATGA
- a CDS encoding GNAT family N-acetyltransferase: MTVRIAPTHELGAARLRSVREMLDTAFAGDFSDDDWDHTLGGLHAWIEDERGIAAHGAVVQRRALHRGRSHRVGYVEGVAVRQDRRRQGLGGAVMAGLERVIDGAYAFGALGASDEGAALYRARGWRVWEGRLEALGPEGVVRLAEEEGFVFLRPAGDRALPDPAAPLVFDWRDGDVM, encoded by the coding sequence ATGACCGTGAGGATCGCTCCCACCCATGAACTCGGCGCCGCCCGGCTCCGCTCCGTACGCGAGATGCTCGACACCGCCTTCGCGGGCGACTTCTCCGACGACGACTGGGACCACACCCTCGGTGGCCTCCACGCCTGGATCGAGGACGAGCGGGGCATCGCCGCCCACGGCGCCGTCGTGCAGCGCCGGGCGCTCCACCGCGGCCGCTCGCACCGCGTCGGATACGTGGAAGGGGTCGCCGTCCGGCAGGACCGCCGGCGGCAGGGGCTCGGCGGCGCGGTGATGGCCGGACTGGAGCGGGTGATCGACGGGGCGTACGCCTTCGGGGCGCTCGGCGCCTCCGACGAGGGGGCCGCGCTCTACCGGGCGCGCGGCTGGCGGGTCTGGGAGGGGCGCCTCGAAGCGCTCGGGCCCGAGGGGGTCGTCCGCCTCGCCGAGGAGGAGGGTTTCGTCTTCCTGCGCCCCGCCGGCGACCGGGCCCTGCCGGACCCCGCCGCCCCGCTGGTCTTCGACTGGCGGGACGGCGACGTGATGTGA
- a CDS encoding alpha/beta fold hydrolase translates to MSVLPTHHRTVTVRGHEIAYREAGPADAPVLLLLHGFPTSSHMFRDLIPLLADSYRLIAPDHLGFGRSAAPSAADFDYTFAELAALTAEFTEALGLDRFALYIQDYGAPIGLRLALAHPERITAIVTQNGNAYEEGLGAEAWAPVLALIEERTPETEEPVRAIRSLDGIRWQYETGVPAAYRDLLSPDAWHHDAALMAREGQDDIQLGLIADYGSNFALYPAFQEYFRTSRVPLLAVWGEGDQVFVPAGAEAFRRDLPDAEIHLLPTGHFALETHAPAVAALIEDFLGRRVLVRP, encoded by the coding sequence ATGTCCGTGCTGCCGACCCACCACCGCACCGTCACCGTCCGGGGCCACGAGATCGCCTACCGCGAGGCCGGACCGGCCGACGCCCCCGTACTGCTCCTGCTGCACGGCTTCCCCACCAGCTCGCACATGTTCCGCGACCTGATCCCCCTGCTCGCCGACTCCTACCGACTCATCGCCCCCGACCACCTGGGCTTCGGCCGCAGCGCCGCGCCCTCCGCCGCCGACTTCGACTACACCTTCGCCGAACTGGCCGCACTCACCGCCGAGTTCACCGAGGCCCTCGGCCTGGACCGGTTCGCGCTCTACATCCAGGACTACGGCGCCCCCATCGGCCTGCGCCTCGCCCTCGCCCACCCCGAGCGGATCACCGCGATCGTCACCCAGAACGGCAACGCCTACGAGGAGGGCCTCGGCGCCGAGGCCTGGGCCCCCGTCCTCGCCCTGATCGAGGAGCGCACCCCCGAGACCGAGGAGCCGGTCCGCGCCATCCGCTCCCTGGACGGCATCCGGTGGCAGTACGAGACGGGCGTCCCCGCCGCGTACCGGGATCTGCTCAGCCCCGACGCCTGGCACCACGACGCGGCCCTGATGGCCCGCGAGGGCCAGGACGACATCCAGCTGGGCCTGATCGCCGACTACGGCTCGAACTTCGCCCTCTACCCGGCCTTCCAGGAGTACTTTCGCACCTCCCGGGTCCCCCTCCTCGCCGTCTGGGGCGAGGGCGACCAGGTCTTCGTCCCCGCCGGCGCCGAGGCCTTCCGCCGCGACCTCCCGGACGCCGAGATCCACCTGCTGCCCACGGGCCACTTCGCCCTGGAGACCCACGCGCCGGCGGTCGCCGCCCTGATCGAGGACTTCCTCGGGCGGCGTGTGCTCGTCAGGCCGTAG